A section of the Clostridium sp. TW13 genome encodes:
- a CDS encoding helix-turn-helix domain-containing protein — protein MVKINLEKYLEKEERSLRWVASKTGIAVSTLQNIKQGKTQSISFEVLEKLCDLFKCSVADIIEISKEN, from the coding sequence ATGGTAAAAATCAATCTTGAAAAGTATTTAGAAAAAGAAGAACGTTCACTACGCTGGGTAGCTAGCAAAACTGGTATCGCTGTATCTACACTTCAAAATATAAAGCAAGGAAAAACACAATCAATCAGTTTTGAAGTTTTAGAAAAATTATGTGATTTATTTAAATGTAGCGTAGCTGATATTATAGAGATATCTAAAGAAAATTAA
- a CDS encoding DUF3102 domain-containing protein: MTKVLTKKEYLALPEDEKQMALLINDIITAKEDIAQNILKIGKRLYIAKQLVQHGEWKSWLAEKVDFSVRSAQTYIKTYKIMMDLPEELEATLYKLDSSKLVEISSIKKDNIEEFIRNTHFVGGAEKTVEEMSVRELKEVIKENKKSKKKSNQYKNADVCVNETEKIIDVDFQESQETEENLNDEQKLSQLIKEQQELEQQLKLKQRQAKDVKESILRNKKSLDLKVEFEEIIKDGILYSKQLNYNVYLVRSSSKELVLDGVYADWIIDLDEVIYSHLNVNKNLVQEERDFIIGECLRFKEKAINRNEEIKNMSTWEDEVYKKINEELAKRQQEPQENKDLKKEFIIAGYKALAKKYHPDCNQGDAEAEDKFKAICILKDNLLQQNLLS; the protein is encoded by the coding sequence ATGACTAAAGTATTAACTAAAAAAGAGTATTTAGCATTACCAGAAGATGAAAAGCAAATGGCGTTATTAATTAATGACATAATTACAGCTAAAGAAGACATTGCACAAAATATATTAAAAATAGGAAAAAGATTATATATAGCAAAGCAATTAGTACAACATGGTGAGTGGAAATCATGGTTAGCTGAAAAGGTAGATTTCAGTGTCAGAAGTGCTCAAACATATATTAAAACTTATAAGATTATGATGGATTTGCCTGAAGAACTAGAGGCAACTTTATATAAGTTGGATTCAAGCAAACTTGTAGAAATATCAAGTATCAAAAAAGATAATATAGAGGAGTTTATTAGAAATACTCATTTTGTAGGTGGAGCTGAAAAAACGGTTGAGGAAATGAGCGTAAGGGAATTAAAAGAGGTAATTAAAGAAAATAAAAAATCTAAGAAAAAATCAAACCAATATAAAAACGCAGACGTTTGCGTAAATGAAACTGAAAAAATAATTGATGTTGATTTTCAGGAGAGCCAAGAAACAGAAGAGAACCTAAATGATGAGCAAAAATTATCTCAATTAATAAAAGAACAGCAGGAATTGGAACAACAATTGAAGCTAAAACAGAGACAAGCTAAGGATGTTAAAGAAAGTATATTAAGGAATAAAAAATCATTAGATTTAAAAGTTGAATTTGAGGAAATTATTAAAGATGGCATTCTTTACAGTAAACAGCTTAATTATAATGTGTATTTAGTTCGAAGTTCTTCAAAGGAACTTGTATTGGACGGTGTATATGCTGACTGGATAATTGATTTAGATGAAGTTATTTATTCGCATTTAAATGTAAATAAGAATTTGGTACAAGAAGAAAGAGATTTTATAATTGGTGAATGTTTAAGATTTAAGGAAAAAGCAATAAATCGAAATGAAGAAATAAAAAATATGAGTACTTGGGAAGATGAAGTGTATAAAAAAATCAATGAAGAATTAGCTAAAAGACAGCAAGAGCCTCAAGAAAACAAAGACCTCAAGAAAGAATTTATTATCGCTGGCTATAAAGCATTGGCTAAAAAATATCACCCAGATTGTAATCAAGGAGATGCTGAAGCAGAAGATAAGTTTAAAGCTATTTGTATTTTAAAAGACAATCTATTACAACAGAATCTACTAAGTTAA
- a CDS encoding helix-turn-helix domain-containing protein, whose translation MNDKIKQFIKLPNELVWDVGGKRKNTYVYQYNERLCHIWSMFDCLLNRVGTISFSLEQLITVLGDKAEPKKGRNVDQFRNILIELEKKQLITNVKCNLSEVKYKELITCEYSIPILVDKDSKDTQFFQVYREDYLEILDSDTKLNKITLMYIYYYLLSRMSDGKGDTTIYCFPSYEDITKDLDISETTFNTYLNELSKLKLIAYGNIGLIIKNKDKKQANNVYVRHESHLERALDISKNYWSAEGWMVIGKKATKINQSIRGLKGQIQRQKNAGKDTVSLENKLTKLEEKVTNKVDKSLNDIKREIDKLNKAMNNLEDENELKVNIYEDWNNYFSDKGLDAYDIDDCFKVLDYMEDIHKQQLEEIKGKKQLCEIEYDDRGQVILESVLSKEELDKYYREKDEEIEEYYKEVYWGASNPFYEGKKDIEF comes from the coding sequence TTGAATGATAAAATTAAACAATTTATTAAGCTACCAAATGAATTAGTTTGGGATGTAGGAGGTAAAAGAAAAAATACTTATGTATATCAATATAACGAAAGGTTATGCCATATATGGTCAATGTTTGATTGTTTACTAAATAGAGTTGGTACAATATCTTTTTCGTTGGAGCAATTAATTACTGTTTTAGGAGATAAAGCAGAACCTAAAAAGGGAAGAAATGTAGACCAATTCAGAAATATCTTAATTGAGTTAGAAAAGAAACAGCTTATTACAAATGTAAAATGTAATCTCAGTGAAGTTAAATATAAAGAATTAATTACCTGTGAATATTCTATTCCAATATTAGTTGATAAAGATTCTAAAGATACTCAGTTTTTTCAAGTTTATAGAGAAGATTATTTAGAGATATTAGATAGTGATACTAAATTAAATAAAATCACATTAATGTACATATATTATTACCTATTATCACGAATGAGTGATGGTAAAGGTGATACCACAATATACTGTTTCCCCAGCTATGAAGATATTACAAAAGATTTAGACATATCAGAGACTACTTTTAATACATATTTAAACGAATTAAGTAAATTAAAATTAATAGCCTATGGGAATATAGGTTTAATTATTAAAAATAAAGATAAAAAACAAGCTAATAATGTTTATGTTCGTCATGAATCTCACTTAGAAAGAGCCTTGGACATTAGCAAAAATTATTGGTCTGCTGAAGGTTGGATGGTTATTGGTAAAAAAGCAACTAAGATAAATCAATCAATTAGAGGATTAAAAGGGCAAATTCAGAGACAGAAGAATGCTGGTAAAGATACAGTTAGCTTAGAAAATAAATTAACTAAGTTGGAAGAGAAGGTTACCAATAAAGTTGATAAGTCTTTAAATGATATTAAAAGGGAAATAGATAAGCTTAATAAGGCTATGAACAATTTGGAAGATGAAAATGAACTGAAAGTTAATATTTATGAAGATTGGAATAACTATTTTAGTGATAAGGGATTAGATGCTTATGATATTGATGACTGCTTTAAGGTATTAGACTATATGGAAGATATACATAAACAACAGTTAGAAGAGATAAAAGGCAAAAAGCAGCTATGTGAAATTGAATACGATGATAGGGGACAAGTGATCTTAGAATCGGTTCTTAGTAAAGAAGAGTTGGACAAGTATTACAGAGAAAAAGATGAAGAAATAGAGGAATATTATAAAGAAGTTTATTGGGGAGCCAGTAACCCATTTTATGAGGGTAAAAAGGATATTGAATTTTAA